GCTTCTCTCCGAAGGGTATGAAAGTTACCATCCTTTCCACCGTCCCGAATTGGCCCAGGCTTTTAAAAGCGTTGGGAAAATCTATTGACAAATATGTGTTAATATCTCATGCTAACCTTTAAAAACTCGACCCAAAACTTTCAACTGAAAAATCTCCGGAGGTCGAGTCATGATACTCCAGGTCGCCCTTGACCTTACCGATATTGAACATGCCATGTCCATAGCCGAGAAGGCCGCCCGCGGCGGCGCCCACTGGCTTGAGGTCGGAACCCCACTCATCAAGAAGGAGGGAATGCGGGCAGTAGAGCTCATGAAGAGACGCTTCCCAGACAGGAAGATCGTCGCAGACCTGAAGACCATGGACACCGGCGCCCTTGAAGTTGAGATGGCCGCGAGACACGGTGCTGATGTTGTTTCTATCCTCGGCGTTGCCGACGACAAGACGATTAAGGATGCCGTCGAAGTCGCGAGGAGGTATGGAATCAGAGTAATGGTTGACCTCATAGGCGTCAAGGACAAGGTAAAGAGGGCCAAAGAGCTCGAGAAGATGGGAGTTCACTACATCCTCGTCCACACGGGAATAGACGAGCAGGCCCAGGGTAAGAATCCGCTTGAGGATCTTGAGAAGGTAGTTAAGGCCGTCAAAGTTCCCGTTGCGGTCGCCGGTGGTCTTAACCTCCAGACGATACCCAAGGTCATAGAGCTCGGAGCCACAATAATCATCGTTGGAGGCGCCATAACCAAGGCTAAAGACCCTGAGGAAGTCACCAGAAAGATAATAGACCTCTTCTGGGGCGAGTACATGATGACGATAAGGAAAGCAATGGTGGACATAACCGACCACGTAAAGAGCGTCGCCGAAAACCTCGAGCTCGAACAGGTCAGGGGCCTCGTCGATGCCATGATAGGCGCCAACAAGATATTCATCTACGGCGCCGGAAGGAGCGGACTCGTTGGAAAGGCCTTCGCGATGAGGCTCATGCACCTCGACTTCAACGTCTACGTAGTCGGCGAGACAATCACACCAGCATTCGAGCCGGGTGACCTTCTCATAGCCATTAGCGGTTCCGGTGAAACAAAGACAATCGTTGACGCCGCCCAGATAGCGAAGGAGCAGGGTGGAAAGGTCGTCGCCATAACTTCCTACGCGGACTCAACACTCGGAAAGCTCGCGGACGTTGTCGTCGAGATTCCAGGAAGGACCAAGGCGGACGTCCCCACGGACTACATCGCCAGGCAGATGCTCACCCAGTACAAGTGGATAGCCCCGATGGGAACCCTCTTCGAGGACTCAACGATGGTCTTCCTTGACGGCGTTATAGCACTCCTCATGGCAACGTTCCAGAAGACCGAAAAGGATATGAAGAGAAAGCACGCGACCCTTGAGTGAGGGTCGCGATGTTCCCCTTTACCCATATTTTTGTTGGAATTGGGAGCAACGGTTCAAGAATAGTGAATGGAATAGAAACGGACTCAGTGGTAAAAGTATCCCTGAACCCGGCCAGGTACCTCCTGAGACCAGGGGAATATGAAGAGAGGCTTGTGAACTTCTTCTCGAACGTTCCAAAAAACAGCTTTGTGTGGCTCGTCTTAGATGACACCCAGATAAACAGGGAGATTATGGAGATAATCCTTGAGGCACTCCCGTCAGATTCTATAAGGCTCGCTTATGTGCTCACGCCCAAGGTTGAACTGATCAACCGAAAACCCGAATGGGCGGATGAGTTTGAGACAGTGTTCTACGACTCCCTCTGGGACTTTTTAAAGGAAGACGTGCCCCTTGGAAGGGCTTTTGAGGAAGCTTCCAAGAACATTTCCGAGATGTTCTCAAGGCTATACCACTACCTTGAAAGCGAGATGCTCGTGAACATAGACTACGCCGATCTCTTTAGCATGATACGCGGAGGAAACGTTGGTATAATGCGCCTTCTCCGCGAGGTGGACTTCAGCTGGCACTGGGGCATCTGGGAGCGCGGGCTTGTGGGAATACTTGTTGGTAAAGACTTCCCGCTGAGCGGTGCTCACGGGATACTCTCCAGGTTCCAGGAGATACTCTCTGAGAAGGACATAATCTGGGGCGTGATCACCGACAAAAACATTAAAGGCTCGGAAGTCCTCGCCCTGCTCGTAAAGAGGTGGTGATATGGGCAGGATAAAGGCCGTTCTCTTCGACATCGATGGTACACTGCTAACTGAGATGCCGCTGATTCAGCTGTTTCTCCCCCAAGTGTATGAAAAGCTGGCAAAAAAGCTGGGCATCAACAAAGAAGAGGCCAGAAACATGTTTATCTCCGAGATATTCTCAAGGCGGGACACCTACGACTGGCATGACTGGAACTTCTTCTTTGAGCTTTTTGGTCTCGAGATGCATTATGAAGACCTCTTGAGGAGGTATCCCCACAAGCTTCACGTTTATCCGGACACTATCCCGACCCTTGAGTGGCTTAGGGAATCCGGGTACAGTCTGGGAGTCGTCACGAGCGGGCCGGAATACCAGCGCCTTAAGCTCAAGCTAGCAGGGCTTGACGGGTATTTCGATGTTGTCGTGACTAGAGAGGACGTTAAGGCGATAAAACCGGAGCCCAAGATATTCCTCTACGCACTTGAAAAACTCGGTGTTGAACCAAAAGAGGCCGCCTTTGTTGGGGATTCCCTGAGCCAGGACGTTTATGGGGCGAAACACGTCGGAATGCTCTCAATATGGATAAACCGTGAGGGCGAACCCGGGCATCATCTGGCAGACTATGAAATCAGGACGCTCCACGAGCTTAGGAAAATACTGGGGGTGGTAGAATGAAGAAGGTGTTCGAAGGGGAAGGAACGTTTGTTGAGTACGAAGAGAGGAGGGTAAAGCTTGAAAACGGCCACGAGATAACGCACAGGCGTGAAAACCCGACTGACCTCTGGTGGAGGCTGAAGGAAGCCATCAAAGGCAAGAAAGTTAAGATAGTAGTCTATGGACTGGAGGAGAGCGAAGGCTGATGATCGCTCACCTTGTAAACACGGACGTTGGGAGCAGGGGGATAGGCAGGCTGTATCTGGACTACCGCACCAGAAACTTCCATTTTTTAGAGGACGCCGCGGAGACGTTTCTCAACAACCTCGAAAGGACGCTTATAATAACGGGCTTCCCGATTCCGCCGTCTATGACTCCCGAAACTGACGGCCCGCCAGGTGCCCTAGCGGTTGAAAAGGCCGTAGAGAAGCTCGGGGGAAGGGCAGAAGTCCTCAGCTATCCAGAGGTAATGGAAGCATTGAGGCCGTTTGGCATTCCCTTTGCAGGGTACGTTGATGTCTCGAGATACTCGCTGGTCGTCGCCGTTGAAACTCCCGGAAGGGCAGTTGACGGCAGGTACTACTCCATGAGCGGCATGGAGATAACGAGGGAAGCCTTTGATGGGCTGGTAATTGATGCGAGAGACTACGGAATACCGACGATAGCCGTTGGAGACGGTGGAAACGAAGCCGGGATGGGCAACGTTAGAGACCTCATCGAGATTTACATTCCACTTGGTGAAAAGATAGCCAGCGTTGTTGAGGCTGACCATCTGATAACGGCTGGAGTGTCAAACTGGGGTGCCTATGGATTGGTTGCGCAGGCGTCAATCATAGCCGGGACGAATCTCCTTGCCGACTGGGAAGAGGAGATGGTAGTAAAAGCCCTGGCAGGTGCTGAGTTGATAGACGGCGTCAGAAAGAAGCCAAGTGAGAGCGTGGACGGGATAGGCCTTGAGGTTCACAGGGAAGTCGTTGGGCTTTTAAAGGCGCTCGTTAATGATGCCCTAGGTGGTTGAATGAAGCTTGAGGAGTTCATATCCGACCCAAAGTCAAGGGAGCTGATAGAGACCGTCAGGGAGTTTGCCAAGAGCTTCTTTGACAGAGAGGGTACACACGGCTTCAGCCACGTTGAGAGGGTCTTCAACCTCTGCATGCACATTGGGAGGGAGGAAGGTGCCGATCTGGAAGTCTTAGCCCTGGCGGCGCTTCTCCACGACATTGCCCGCCCGCTGGAGGATTCTGGAAAGGTAGAGGACCACGCCATTGAGGGGGCGAGAATAGCGAGGAGATACCTGAGAAGCCTCGGCTATCCCGAGGACAAAGTGGAGGCAGTTGCCCACGCGATAGAGGCCCACCGCTTTTCCCGCGGACCGGAGCCGAGGACTCTTGAGGCAAAAATCCTGAGTGATGCCGATAAGCTCGACGCAATAGGGGCCGTAGGGATAGCTAGGGTCTTCATGTACTCAGGGGAGCACGGAAGGGACATAGACGCCTCAATAAAGCACTTTGAGGAGAAGATACTGAAGCTGAAAGACCTCATGTACACGCAAACCGCAAGGAAGATGGCGGAGGGGAGACACCGCTTCACCGAGGAGTTCATTGAACGGCTTGGGCGCGAGATAGAGGGCGAAATCTGACCTTGTGGAGGGGAGCTTTTCTCCATAATAACCTTTTTAAATGTCTTCCTGAATTAGGAGGTAGTCCGCTCAATGTCATTCTGGGGGTGAGAACGTGAAGGCGCCGATCTGTGAGGTGTGCTTGAAGACGGATGGCATTCTCTGTCCCGCCGATGAGAAAAAACTCCAGGAAGGTATAATCTCCGAGCTTGACGTTAAGGTTGCGAGGCTTCTCTACAAGCTTCTCGGTGACGCTGATATCGAGTTCAAGAAGGCCGTCGAAGCTGGAGACCTCGTTGTTATCGTCGTTGGAGAAGGAGACGTGCCAGTGGTCATCGGCAAGGGTGGAAAGAACATCAAAGCCCTGATAAGGGAGCTTGGAAAGCGCGTTAGGGTTATCGAGGGCATGAAGGCGGAAAATCCGAACGAGCTGAAGAAGCTGGCCTCTGACCTCTTCTATCCTGCTGGAGTCTTTGGTGTCAATGTTGTCTACAAGGCCGGAGGAAAGAGGGACTACAAAATCCTCGTCTTTGGAAGGGATAAAAAGAAGCTCCCGGAGAAGCCGGAAGTGCTTGAGAGCATCCTCAGCCAGATAACCGGCAAGGATGTTAAGATATCCTTTGTCTGATTCTTATACTTTTTATCGAATAGCTTTAAAAGGTGCCCACAACTCTTTCTGGGGGGTTGCCATGTACAGGACGCACTACTCAAGCGAGATTACGGAGGAGTTAAACGGCCAGAAGGTTAAAGTTGCCGGCTGGGTCTGGGAGGTCAAAGACCTCGGAGGCATAAAGTTTCTCTGGATAAGGGACAGAGACGGAATCGTCCAGATAACCGCTCCCAAGAAGAAGGTCGATCCGGAGATATTCAAGCTCATTCCAAAGCTCAGGAGCGAGGACGTGGTTGCGGTCGAGGGAGTTGTGAACTTCACGCCCAAGGCAAAGCTGGGCTTTGAAATCCTGCCAGAGAAGATAGTGGTGCTAAACAGGGCTGAAACGCCCCTACCGCTCGACCCGACTGGAAAGGTCAAGGCCGAGCTTGACACCAGGTTAGACAACCGCTTCATGGACCTGAGAAGGCCCGATGTCATGGCCATCTTCAAGATACGCTCAAGCGTTTTCAAGGCTGTCAGGGACTTCTTCCACGAGAACGGCTTCATCGAGATTCATACTCCCAAGATAATCGCCACAGCCACAGAGGGCGGAACTGAGCTCTTCCCGATGAAGTACTTCGAGGAGGACGCCTTCCTCGCCCAAAGTCCTCAGCTCTACAAGCAGATAATGATGGCGAGCGGGCTGGACAAGGTCTACGAGATAGCGCCGATATTCAGGGCAGAGGAGCACAACACGACGAGGCATTTAAACGAGGCCTGGAGCATTGACAGCGAGATGGCCTTCATTGAGAACGAGGAGGAAGTGATGGAGCTCCTAGAGAGGCTCGTCGCTTATGCCATTGAGTACGTCCGCGAGCACAACGCGAAGGAGCTTGAACTCCTCAACTTCGAGCTGGAGGAGCCGAAGCTACCCTTCCCGCGCTTGACCTACGATAAGGCCCTTGAGATCCTCACTGATCTCGGCAAGGAGATTCCCTGGGGGGAGGACATAGACACCGAAGGGGAGAGGCTTTTAGGAAAGTACATGATGGAGAACGAGAACGCTCCGCTCTATTTCCTCTACCAGTATCCAAGCGAAGCGAAGCCGTTCTATATAATGAAATATGATAATAAGCCTGAGATATGCAGGGCCTTTGACCTTGAGTACCGCGGCGTGGAGATAAGCTCCGGCGGCCAGAGGGAGCACAGGCACGACATCCTCGTGGAGCAGATAAGGGAGAAGGGCCTTAATCCAGCAAGCTTTGAGTTCTATCTAAAGGCCTTCCGCTACGGAATGCCTCCACACGGCGGTTTCGGCCTAGGTGCCGAGAGGCTCATCAAGCAGATGCTCGACCTCCCAAACATAAGGGAGGTCATACTGTTCCCGAGGGACAGGAGGAGGCTGACACCGTAAGGTCTTTATATCTTTTCGTTCATTTTCCTCGGATAATCTACAGGTGGAAGAAACCCTGTAACAATGTGTAGGGAGGAATTCGCATGAAAAAACTGGTTTCAATCGGTGTTTTGATGTTGCTTTTTGCATGGAGTGCCGCAGTCTCCAGTCCAGTAGTGGCTGGCAGTAGCGTCAGCTATGCGACGATCACTGGTATTCACTTGAAGATGGGCGACCAGGTTAAACTGGGCGCGTTTACAGTAAAGTTCTCCGACCACAGCCCTGACTGGAATAAGGTCAGCATCGAGATATCCGGACCTGGAGGGACAGTCTACGACGTGGTTACAGAGGATGGTAGTGTGTACTATCGCAAGGAAAGCGACCCTTATTTGATCGTTAGGGTTGTGTGGATAAGCAAGTCGTCGGAAGAGATACTCGTAGAGCTGAGATCCCCGATTAAGACTAATGTTTTTGAGAACTATGAACTAAAGAAGGGGAGCTCACTCACCCTTCCCTCGGAGTTTCCAAGGATTGAGATACACCTTGAGTCCATAGACACGACGCACAAAAAAGCAAAGTTTAAGATAGTCTATCCCTACGGGGACACCGAATATTTGACGATCGGCGTTAATGAGACAGGTCCTGCAGATTACAGGCTCCCAGGCGGCTTTACGTACTATCACTACCTCAACATCCATGTATCTTCGCTAACCTCCACTGCTGCCAAGATAACGGTTACTCTCCCGAAGGTGGCTTCTACTTCCTTCAGTGTAAGCGGTTCCAGCGGTGGGGGAAGTACTAACGCCGGTACTTCTACCAACATCGTCCCCGTTTACAGTGGCCTTCTGTACACAAACGAAATACTCACAATGAACGTTTCTGGTACTATCTACCGGCTCAGCATCGTGACGGTAGTATCGACAAAGGTTAGCATCAAAGTCGGCAAGAACGATGAAGTTCTGGGAACGTACACTGTCAACCTTGGTGATTCAGCAAACATTCCAAACACGCTCATCAAGGTTTCTGTTCAGAATATTGAACCCGAGTATTCGAGGGCCAAAGTGGTCATATCCGCCCCCGAAGGTACCAGCGTGACTCCCATAGTCAGGCCAGCAAACATAGTGGCCTCTATAGACACTGTGCCCAAGAGCGTCATGGTCGGACAGGACATGGTTATCATAGTGGCAGTCGAGAACAAGGGTAGGGGAGACGCCTACGATGTTACCGTAGCGGCCCCGGTTCCGGAGGGCTTTAAACTCGTCAGCTCCGTCAAGAGCTGGACTTTCAAGAGCCTCCCAGCATTCACGAAGATGCCCGCCTTGATATACGTCCTTCAGCCGACGAAGGTTGGCAAATACGACATAGGTAAGGTCGTGGTCACTTACTATGACGATCAGAGCCTCCAGACTGGAAAGGCCAAAACGGTCTCCTCACAGCCCCTTACTGGAGTAGTAGTCTATGGAATCCCCGAGATAAGTGTTGACGCCGTTGCGTACAACGGCACCAGCACTGCCAAGTACGTCTCCTCGGCCATTGGCAAACCCGTTGCTCTAAGGTTCCACATCCGTGCTTCAAAGGGTGATCCGAACTACGAATTCGTTAAAAACGCAACTCTCTTGCTGTCACTCCCCGATGGAGTCATAGGGAACTCACAGATACCTGTGGGGGACATTAAGGCTGGAGAGGAGAAAACTGTTCATGCCGTTGTTAATGTTACAGCGGAGGAGGTATTTAACATCGGTGCAGTTCTCGTCTATAAAGACCCCGTTGGCAATGAACACCGTATCCCGCTTGGAAACCTCGTAACGATAAACAGCATACCTCCAGTTGTCATAACGAAAGAGGTAAAGGTCTGGCCCACACCGAAGGAGCTTCCAGAGTACATAAACAAGACACTCGCCAGCATGGATAACGCGACTCCACTCGCGGAGCAACTACTCAACATCTCCAAGGCGTACCTCCCACCGGAAGAAAAGAAGGGGAACCCGTGGAAGCCGATTGCAATATTGCTCCTCATAACTACCCTCGTTGCTGGGGGAGTAGCTTTCTACTACTGGAATGAGTCCACTAGGCTCAGGGAGACACTTACAAGAAAGAGGCAGAGGCGCCCGGGAGGACTTCCAAAGAAGGAAGAAGAAACTGAAGAGAAATCATCTCGCCCAGAGGAGAGCGGCAAACTTTGATTGACCTTCCCTTTCCTTTTACTTGTGCCCTACCCTTCTGTATTAGCTATCTGAGAAGTTGCCGATAATATTTTGGTCAAGTTTACATAAAATGGTCAAAAAAGATAGCGGCTATTCAACTCTCCAAGAATTCAAACGCCAGAGCAACTTCCATTGCGGTTCCAATGTATAGGACGTCCTCATCGACATCGAACTTGGGATGGTGGTGGGGATACACTATGCCCTTCTCTTCGTTTCTTATGCCGAGAGCAAGGAACGCTCCAGGCACCTCCTGCAGGTAGAAGGCAAAGTCCTCAGCGCCCATCGTAGGTCTGACCTCTGTGTAGTTAAGTTTATACTTCTCCGCGACTTTTCTCGCGAATCCTGCCATTTCAGGTGAGTTTATGGTTGGCGGTGTCAGCTCCTCTATGCTGAGCTCATACTTAGCCCTGTGGGCTTTGGTTATGCCGTCAAGGATCTCTTTCATTCTTGTTTGGATTAACTCACCTACCTCCGGCTTGAAAAAGCGGAAGGTCCCCTTGAACTCGACATCCTCAGGGATGACGTTGAAGGCCGTTCCAGCATGAATAGAGGTAACGCTGACGACCCCAGTTTCAATCGGTTCTATGTTCCTGCTGACTATCGTCTGGAAGGCCAGAACAGCCTCGGCTGCTATTGGGATTGGGTCGATGGTCTCATGTGGAGAAGCACCATGACCTCCTTTGCCGATGATCTTTCCGTTGAATATCCCCGCTCCCGCTAGGAACGGTCCGTCTCTAATTCCTATGACTCCACTCGGGAGGTCCATCCAGACGTGGAAGCCAAAGATGGCATCGACCCCTTCTAGTGCACCGCCCTCAATCATTTTGACCGCGCCGTTTCCCCCTTCCTCTGCTGGCTGGAAGATCAGTCTGACCCTCCCCTTTAGCTCGTCTTTGTGTTCTGCTATTATCTTCGCTGCTCCAAGTAGCATGGCGGTGTGGGCATCGTGACCGCAGGCATGCATCTTTCCAGGAACCTGGGACTTATACGGGACATCGTTTTCTTCTTGGATTGGAAGGGCGTCCATATCTGCCCGGAGGGCTATGGTTTTTCTACCCCCACCGATGTCGGCAATTACACCTGTTCCAACGCGTTTTATGGAGTAGCCCCACTCGCGGAGGTGCTCTTCCACTATCCTCGAGGTCCTTTCCTCCTCGTACTTAAGCTCTGGGTGCATGTGGAAGTCCCTGCGCCAGGATATTATCAGGTCTTCAATCTTCTTGGCCTCAGAAACGGGGTCGAAGTTCATGGTCTCACCGGGGATAATTAGAATGAGGGAAATATTAGCTTTTCGATTTGCATCTAAAGGAGACCGCAAAATTTATAAACCCACTCAGATAGGTGATTACGGCGTCGTTGGAGTGGGCCGGTAGCTCAGCCTGGTATGAGCGCCGCCTTGGCAAGGCGGAGGCCCCGGGTTCAAATCCCGGCCGGTCCACCATCCTTGGGTTGGGCCCGTGGTCTAGACTGGTTATGACGCCACCCTGACAAGGTGGAGGTCCGGGGTTCGAATCCCCGCGGGCCCACCATAACAGCCCTTTCTTACGAAAGCGCTGGCGGAAAAAGTACGTGTTTTTAAGTAGGCTCATTTTATGAGGGTTTACTTTCAATTGACCAGTTCAAAGGATTTTCTCATCGTATAGTGCTCGAAGGGCGTTAAAAAAGAAGAAAACCCGTATTGCCCTGCTCTTTTATCAAGAGAATCTAACCGCATCAGGCCAACTTCAAGAAGACATTCAAGCTTTTGGTGAAGCTTTTCCTAAAAGCTTCCTCGCTAAGTTTGATCAAGGTTCGTTGTTCATTATAAAGTTGTCATTTTACGAGGATTTTCACGTATCACGGGCCATAAGTGAGTGAATTTCTCGAACATGCTGATTAAAAGGGAGTTTCTACCACTTTGACGCCCTGCGAGCGTCGATTAAAAAGCAAACTCCCACAGAGCGAGCGAACAAAAATGGAATTCACAACCACGACAGTATTCAACAAGGAAAATCTATGGAAAGAGTTTCCTATGGATTCTCCCTTGGGAGGGCTGTGTTAAAGTGAGGAACTTTCGGGATGTTCTGGCAGAAGAGTTTAACTCTTACTTATCAAGAGTTCCATTATGAACACTTGCATGCAAAGATTTATAAAACGTCTCCAGGAAAACACTCCAGTCTGCGAATAGCGGTAATCCAGAGGTGATGCTCATGGGAAGGACCACTAAGGTTGGATCGGCTGGAAGGTTGGGTCCCAGGTACGGTCTCAAGATAAGAAGAAGGGTGGCGGCCGTTGAGGCCAGGATGAAGCAGAAGCACGTCTGCCCAGTCTGCGGAAGGAGAGCCGTTAGAAGGATCAGCACGGGAATATGGCAGTGCCAGAAGTGCGGCGCTACCTTCGCCGGCGGTGCCTACCTCCCGACCACCCCGGCCGGGAAGGTCGCCAAGCGCGTTACGGCCTCCAAGGCCTGATCCCTTTTTCATCTTGAGGTGATACTATGGCGACCGCAGTTTATCGCTGTGCAAAATGCGGTAGGGAGGTCGAGCTTGACCTCGCGACCGCGAGGGAAGTCCGCTGCCCGTACTGCGGCAGCAAGATACTCTACAAGCCCAGGCCCCGCGTTGCCCGCAGGGTTAAGGCCATCTGAACTATTTTTCCCTGCGAAAAGCTTTTATCACACATTCCGAACAAGTGATTGCCATGATGCTGATAACAACGTCCCACCGGCCGACCAGGAGGACGAGGAGCTTCGGCCACGATCTGGAGAAAGTCTTCCCGAACTCACTTTACATGACTAGGGGAAAAAAGACTCTCAAAGACCTCCTGATGGAGGCCTACGACAGAAACTACGAGAGACTGCTAATAATCAACGTCTGGAAAGGGAACCCGCTCAAGATGACCTTCATCAAGGTCGACCCCAAGGACTGGGGATACCTTGGCTACCTCTACCTCCACGGAATAAAGCTTCAGAGGGAGATTGGCTTCAGGAACCTACCGCCGATAAGGGAGGAGATGCCCTTCGTTGTGACGACGGCCAAGAGAGTAGGAATTGACCACACAGCCTTTGCCCAGGTTTTCGCTGAACTAACCGGCGGGAAGTTCGTTCCACGGGGAAACAAGAGCCTCCAGGCGATAGCGGACAAGAACGGCACGGACGTCATTGGGGTGATAGAGAATTATCCCCGCGGAATGGCCGTGAACTTCTACCGCCTCGACATAACCAGGGAACGTCCCGTAGGTCCGCTCATCCTCGTCAAGATATGGATAATGGAAGACGGCCGGAGATGGGACTACAAAGAGGCCCTCGGCATCAAGGCGAAGGAGTAGCCCGAAACCGTTTTTAACCTCAAGAACCTATACAACCCTATGAGCCGCATGCATTTCTATCTCCGACAGCGTCTTGAGGAGGTCAAAAATAGGGTTCTCTACGAGAGCTACGAGGCCCAAAGGCTCCCAACCTGGGAGCGGATCGGAATCACGTGGCTGACCCTCTTCGCCTTCTGGCTCGTCGTAAGCGGCAAGTTCTCATCCCCCCACATTGTCACGGGGGCCCTCGTGACCCTTATCGTTGCCGTAGTGACGAGGGACTTCCTGACCGACGATATAAGGCGGACGGGGCATCTCCTCTCGAAGGCGGCCTACATATTCCTCTTCCTCGTCCCTTAGTATCTCTTCATCATGGCCTTTCGGCTACTTGAGAGCAACTTAGGGGTCGTCAAGAACGTCATCCTCATGGACATAAACCCCGGGATAGTGAAGGTGAAGTCCGACCTACACTCCAACACGGGCCTAACGGTTCTCGCTAACTCCATAACGCTCACGCCGGGGACCCTAACTCTCGACGTCAACAAGAAGCTCGGCGAGTCCTACCTCTACGTCCACTGGATTGATGTCGAGACCCTCGACCAGGAGAAGGCCGGAGTAAAGATAAAGGGGGAGCTTGAAGAATGGCTGAAGAAAATCTTCTGGTGATCTTGCCCTACGCAGTGGCTTTCCTCGTGTTTACTGCCACACTGGTCAGCTACCGCGTCATCCTCGGCCCGACGCTGGGGGACAGGGCAGTGGCCCTGAACACCGCTACCACAAAGGCAGTGGTGATAATAGCGATGCTCTCTCTCCTCTACGATGCTCCATACCTCCTCGACGTGAGCATAGTGCTCCTCATGGTGAACGCCGTCGGCGGGCTGATCATAGCGAAGTATATGGGGGTGAGGGCGTGATAGAGTGGGCCTTCCTCTTCTTCGGGCTGTTCATAATGTTCTTCGGAGCCCTCGGCCTGCTCCGCTTCCCTGACGTTTACACGAGGCTCCACGCAACAGCGAAGTGCGACACCGGTGGAGCTACAAGCATACTCCTGGCCTTAGCCCTCGCCTCGGACTTCCCCCTCACGGGAAAGCTGAAGTTTCTGGTGATAGCGTTCATGATAGCCATGATAAACCCGATGGTCAGCCACGCGATAGCGAGGGCCGCTTATAAGAGTGGGGTAAAGCCGAAAGCGGTGGTGGACATGTATGCCTGGGACAATCCATGAGGTGCTCCTCGTGGCGATAATGCTCCTCTCGGCCTCGGTGGTCGAAGCCGAGAAACTTTCCGCTGCAGTGATGCGCTACGGTCTCCTGAGCTTAGCATTCGTCATAGTACTGATCCAGCTCAGAGCCCCTGACGTTGCCCTCTCGGCCGTGGTCGTGGGCGCTATAGTCACGGGGCTCTTCCTCTACACCGTAAAGGAGGTTGGGGAGTGAAGCGCATCGTCGGGGCACTCCTCAGTTCAGCCCTCCTGCTGGAGCTCCTCAGGCTTGACTACGTCAAAGTTCCCGGGGGGAGCTACGCCTATTACGTGGCGC
This region of Thermococcus stetteri genomic DNA includes:
- the hxlAB gene encoding bifunctional 3-hexulose-6-phosphate synthase/6-phospho-3-hexuloisomerase; the protein is MILQVALDLTDIEHAMSIAEKAARGGAHWLEVGTPLIKKEGMRAVELMKRRFPDRKIVADLKTMDTGALEVEMAARHGADVVSILGVADDKTIKDAVEVARRYGIRVMVDLIGVKDKVKRAKELEKMGVHYILVHTGIDEQAQGKNPLEDLEKVVKAVKVPVAVAGGLNLQTIPKVIELGATIIIVGGAITKAKDPEEVTRKIIDLFWGEYMMTIRKAMVDITDHVKSVAENLELEQVRGLVDAMIGANKIFIYGAGRSGLVGKAFAMRLMHLDFNVYVVGETITPAFEPGDLLIAISGSGETKTIVDAAQIAKEQGGKVVAITSYADSTLGKLADVVVEIPGRTKADVPTDYIARQMLTQYKWIAPMGTLFEDSTMVFLDGVIALLMATFQKTEKDMKRKHATLE
- a CDS encoding TIGR02253 family HAD-type hydrolase translates to MGRIKAVLFDIDGTLLTEMPLIQLFLPQVYEKLAKKLGINKEEARNMFISEIFSRRDTYDWHDWNFFFELFGLEMHYEDLLRRYPHKLHVYPDTIPTLEWLRESGYSLGVVTSGPEYQRLKLKLAGLDGYFDVVVTREDVKAIKPEPKIFLYALEKLGVEPKEAAFVGDSLSQDVYGAKHVGMLSIWINREGEPGHHLADYEIRTLHELRKILGVVE
- the aspS gene encoding aspartate--tRNA(Asn) ligase, with amino-acid sequence MYRTHYSSEITEELNGQKVKVAGWVWEVKDLGGIKFLWIRDRDGIVQITAPKKKVDPEIFKLIPKLRSEDVVAVEGVVNFTPKAKLGFEILPEKIVVLNRAETPLPLDPTGKVKAELDTRLDNRFMDLRRPDVMAIFKIRSSVFKAVRDFFHENGFIEIHTPKIIATATEGGTELFPMKYFEEDAFLAQSPQLYKQIMMASGLDKVYEIAPIFRAEEHNTTRHLNEAWSIDSEMAFIENEEEVMELLERLVAYAIEYVREHNAKELELLNFELEEPKLPFPRLTYDKALEILTDLGKEIPWGEDIDTEGERLLGKYMMENENAPLYFLYQYPSEAKPFYIMKYDNKPEICRAFDLEYRGVEISSGGQREHRHDILVEQIREKGLNPASFEFYLKAFRYGMPPHGGFGLGAERLIKQMLDLPNIREVILFPRDRRRLTP
- a CDS encoding KH domain-containing protein, translating into MKAPICEVCLKTDGILCPADEKKLQEGIISELDVKVARLLYKLLGDADIEFKKAVEAGDLVVIVVGEGDVPVVIGKGGKNIKALIRELGKRVRVIEGMKAENPNELKKLASDLFYPAGVFGVNVVYKAGGKRDYKILVFGRDKKKLPEKPEVLESILSQITGKDVKISFV
- a CDS encoding glutamate cyclase domain-containing protein; its protein translation is MIAHLVNTDVGSRGIGRLYLDYRTRNFHFLEDAAETFLNNLERTLIITGFPIPPSMTPETDGPPGALAVEKAVEKLGGRAEVLSYPEVMEALRPFGIPFAGYVDVSRYSLVVAVETPGRAVDGRYYSMSGMEITREAFDGLVIDARDYGIPTIAVGDGGNEAGMGNVRDLIEIYIPLGEKIASVVEADHLITAGVSNWGAYGLVAQASIIAGTNLLADWEEEMVVKALAGAELIDGVRKKPSESVDGIGLEVHREVVGLLKALVNDALGG
- a CDS encoding HD domain-containing protein; this translates as MKLEEFISDPKSRELIETVREFAKSFFDREGTHGFSHVERVFNLCMHIGREEGADLEVLALAALLHDIARPLEDSGKVEDHAIEGARIARRYLRSLGYPEDKVEAVAHAIEAHRFSRGPEPRTLEAKILSDADKLDAIGAVGIARVFMYSGEHGRDIDASIKHFEEKILKLKDLMYTQTARKMAEGRHRFTEEFIERLGREIEGEI